One Brassica napus cultivar Da-Ae chromosome C4, Da-Ae, whole genome shotgun sequence genomic region harbors:
- the LOC106394974 gene encoding arabinogalactan protein 23: MEMKKIACGVLFAAASMTAVMAIEEAGAPAPGPASAASVALPALGSLVGASLVSLFSYYMH, encoded by the coding sequence atggagatgaagaagatcgCTTGCGGTGTGCTTTTCGCTGCTGCCTCTATGACCGCCGTCATGGCTATTGAGGAAGCCGGAGCTCCTGCACCAGGACCCGCTTCCGCCGCCTCGGTTGCCCTCCCGGCTCTTGGCTCTTTGGTTGGGGCTTCCCTTGTGTCCCTCTTCAGCTACTACATGCACTAA